The following proteins come from a genomic window of Aspergillus oryzae RIB40 DNA, chromosome 4:
- a CDS encoding putative RNA polymerase II Elongator complex associated protein Kti12 (RNA polymerase II elongator associated protein), producing MPLLILTGYPCSGLTHRANQLATGLQETQEAVFPDAEKPPYKIHVVSTHDENRPRTVYDHARTEKEARGAAYARARRMLGKDSFVILDGMNYIKGYRYQLWCEAKALGTTCCVVHVGTPIDQCVANNEARLNRQSQSQSEPEPESQSQSETTTPATDTNTTTEKPTDPEQPYPPELLQNLIFRYEEPSTHSRWDKPLFTVPWSDEKPPIADIWTALTGIPPPSTAAAETEDQLPTLTSALTNTHLSSAASIAPSTTTKGGGSFRRERPKIKPHLATVQPTSTDSGLLYSMEKRTSAVVSAIRSFVVENPSAEGALAKAGDHADGIRIAVPEVETPVFVPAHVAMTATTDELGGAGGILAVPRLQRLRRQWITLNRAYVAKVAGGDKTSLGADQVGDAFVRFLNADFAGEGVA from the exons atgccT CTCTTAATCCTAACCGGCTACCCCTGCTCGGGGCTAACCCACCGCGCGAACCAACTCGCAACAGgcctccaagaaacccaagaaGCCGTGTTCCCCGACGCCGAAAAACCGCCCTACAAAATCCACGTCGTATCAACACATGATGAAAACCGCCCGCGCACAGTCTACGACCATGCGCGcacggagaaggaagcccGCGGCGCGGCGTACGCGCGGGCGCGCCGTATGCTGGGAAAGGACAGTTTCGTGATTCTTGACGGCATGAATTATATCAAGGGGTATCGGTATCAGTTATGGTGTGAGGCGAAGGCGTTGGGGACGACGTGCTGtgtt GTCCACGTCGGAACACCAATCGACCAATGCGTCGCGAACAACGAAGCCCGGCTTAATCGCCAGTCTCAATCTCAATCGGAACCTGAACCtgaatcccaatcccaatccgaaacaacaacacctgcTACAGATACAAATACAACTACCGAGAAACCCACAGACCCAGAGCAGCCCTACCCACCcgagcttctccaaaaccTCATCTTCCGGTACGAAGAACCATCCACACACAGCAGATGGGACAAGCCCCTATTCACCGTCCCCTGGAGCGACGAAAAACCCCCAATCGCCGACATCTGGACCGCCCTAACAGGCATCCCGCCCCCTTCAACAGCTGCCGCCGAGACCGAGGACCAACTCCCAACCCTAACCTCAGCACTCACAAACACTCAcctctcctccgccgcgTCGATAGCGccctcaacaacaaccaaagGAGGGGGATCCTTCCGCCGCGAACGCCCGAAGATAAAACCCCACCTTGCTACCGTGCAGCCGACCTCTACCGATTCGGGACTTCTCTATAGTATGGAGAAGCGGACGTCGGCGGTGGTATCTGCGATTCGGAGCTTCGTGGTCGAGAATCCGTCTGCGGAAGGTGCGTTGGCGAAGGCCGGGGATCATGCGGATGGGATTAGGATTGCTGTGCCGGAGGTGGAAACGCCGGTGTTCGTACCGGCGCATGTGGCGATGACGGCGACGACGGATGAGCTTGGTGGTGCTGGGGGGATTCTGGCGGTGCCCAGGTTAcagaggttgaggaggcAGTGGATTACGTTGAATCGGGCATATGTGGCGAAAGTGGCCGGGGGAGATAAGACAAGTCTGGGGGCGGATCAGGTTGGGGATGCGTTTGTGAGGTTCTTGAATGCGGATTTTGCAGGAGAGGGGGTTGCTTGA
- a CDS encoding putative C2H2 finger domain protein (predicted protein), with translation MRCGPPCRCAFTVASCLAIVCIVAWIITSLSLDLSDSINGSYVLWTSLPPGSRTCVVSLVSMIMFQKCKAELDLKYITMPCHIKNDPEQVSLSQSALKNMDHISLPRHTDLIPGISNMASRSIQDDDLSSQDNFSLCSSTHQSHGTPHGLPSWALGDVDSLDNGVIPSTKPESPEVQMLSFNLSHQLMPSTVGPTDVMYHTGSEYPGFHDNDLDLTHPQDFNPYSMMDLTAYDDVSGQSGNQSCTDDALSSHSSHTDDSHLAASDAWNSMVTDTRNYHGSPLEQFSSSMFHPVPVSPPLTEASNDVSVTSSCSHTGYPSFMTHEDAMLKDVTTTPVGSHGINLGDPLFPLTPPLAEQDPNKTIRASKNARRPALHTPPSQTQVKQDPEFFPPLPKEPVRQRSTKESTELRNPRDHPYYSLPTHNDGKYYCPFANGDKPCNHAPTTQKCAYHKYLDSHLKPYRCKVPACMDAQLQFSSNACLFRHEREAHGFHGHGDNPHLCLFEGCDRSIPGYGFPRRWNLFDHMRRVHDYASSDRPSSPDASPTTGQAAKKKEAVGRKRRVTGVSGAQTMKRTRSTQSQTNPLKAAQQTSAHHSQRLQNAERNYYNCRSRLLEELSKITPQDSSMHEKVNASLQELITLGLNYRHIEASQAAAQIANGLPA, from the exons ATGCGTTGTGGACCCCCATGTCGCTGTGCTTTTACTGTCGCTTCTTGTCTGGCCATTGTGTGTATAGTTGCCTGGATTATCACGTCACTTAGCCTGGACCTTAGTGATAGTATTAATGGATCATATGTTCTTTG GACGTCACTCCCTCCTGGATCGCGGACATGTGTTGTTTCATTAGTGTCAATGATCATGTTTCAGAAATGCAAAG CTGAGCTGGATCTCAAATATATCACAATGCCTTGCCACATCAAGAACGACCCAGAACAGGTTTCTTTGTCCCAGTCAGCGTTGAAAAACATGGACCACATCTCTCTGCCCAGGCATACCGATTTAATCCCAGGAATCTCAAACATGGCCTCCAGATCGATCCAGGATGATGACCTTTCAAGCCAGGACAATTTCTCTTTGTGCTCCAGTACACATCAAAGCCATGGAACTCCCCACGGACTGCCGTCATGGGCTTTGGGCGATGTGGACTCACTAGACAATGGTGTCATCCCATCCACCAAGCCAGAATCTCCAGAAGTACAGATGTTGTCTTTCAATTTGTCCCACCAATTAATGCCTTCCACCGTGGGCCCCACTGATGTAATGTATCACACCGGATCTGAATACCCAGGCTTTCATGATAATGACCTGGATCTCACACATCCCCAAGATTTCAACCCATACTCCATGATGGACTTGACTGCTTATGATGATGTCTCCGGCCAAAGCGGGAACCAGTCCTGCACTGATGATGCGCTGTCTAGCCACAGCTCTCACACAGACGACAGCCACCTGGCTGCTAGCGATGCTTGGAATTCCATGGTGACAGATACCAGAAACTACCACGGATCACCACTTGAACAATTTTCTTCCAGCATGTTTCACCCCGTTCCCGTCTCTCCCCCTTTGACGGAAGCGAGTAATGATGTCTCTGTTACTTCCTCATGTTCCCACACCGGATACCCATCGTTTATGACCCACGAGGATGCCATGTTGAAGGATGTTACAACCACTCCCGTTGGAAGCCATGGTATCAATCTAGGAGACCCGTTGTTCCCGCTCACGCCGCCGCTCGCGGAACAGGACCCAAACAA AACCATCCGGGCTTCTAAGAATGCACGTAGACCAGCTCTTCACaccccaccatcccagacCCAGGTGAAGCAGGACCCAGAGTTTTTCCCTCCCCTGCCAAAGGAGCCCGTCCGGCAGCGATCCACCAAGGAATCCACTGAACTGCGCAATCCCCGGGATCATCCATACTATTCTTTGCCTACTCACAATGATGGAAAGTACTACTGCCCTTTTGCCAACGGAGACAAGCCTTGCAACCACGCTCCCACCACCCAGAAGTGTGCTTATCA TAAATATCTGGATTCCCACCTGAAGCCATACCGTTGCAAGGTGCCTGCCTGCATGGATGCCCAGTTGCAattctcttccaatgcatGCCTCTTCCGCCACGAGCGCGAAGCTCATGGATTCCATGGCCATGGAGACAACCCTCACCTTTGCCTTTTTGAAGGATGCGACCGTTCGATTCCCGGATATGGATTTCCCCGTCGGTGGAACCTCTTTGACCACATGAGGCGCGTCCACGATTATGCTTCTTCTGACCGACCCAGCTCCCCAGATGCTTCCCCAACTACCGGCCAGGCTgctaagaagaaggaagccgtTGGACGCAAGCGTCGGGTGACTGGCGTTTCTGGAGCGCAGACCATGAAGCGCACTCGCTCCACCCAGTCCCAGACCAACCCGCTCAAAGCGGCCCAGCAGACCTCCGCCCATCACAGCCAGAGACTTCAGAACGCAGAGAGGAACTACTACAACTGCCGCTCCCGACTCCTCGAGGAGCTGAGCAAAATCACTCCGCAAGATTCATCGATGCACGAGAAGGTCAACGCCAGCCTTCAGGAGCTGATCACTCTGGGGTTGAACTACCGCCACATTGAAGCCAGCCAGGCTGCTGCCCAGATTGCCAATGGTCTACCTGCTTGA